A genomic segment from Triticum dicoccoides isolate Atlit2015 ecotype Zavitan chromosome 1A, WEW_v2.0, whole genome shotgun sequence encodes:
- the LOC119293845 gene encoding cysteine-rich receptor-like protein kinase 6 isoform X2: MPATRPRMISHRLVVSAAVVAVAALLAPGAAGYPWQDCVDGQFAAGSKYLANINLLAASLPKNASASPDLFATAEAGATPDKVWALALCRGDANATSCLSCLAQAFRDLPNVCDYSKVATMYYDSCTLHYSNASRDPAPVAARTYRFWEYTNVTSEKSQFNSLVARLVNATADYAAYNSTRRYASGEADFDREFPKIYSWAQCTPDLTAVQCRQCLAKNMVLLPEYFVDSTGARALQVRCSFRYQTYSFFDGPVMVRLPAPAPSTEAPAPAPAAVPTVLTSPPPAAASTRGRKYSVPGMVLIILLPTLAAINLVACFFFWRRKRPLSKAKQSDPSYFADEEDNENVDSMLIDISTLRVATGDFADSNKLGDGGFGAVYKGILPDGDEIAVKRLSKSSTQGVEELKNELSLVAKLRHKNLVTLLGVCLEQQERLLVYEFVPNRSLDLFLFDVEKHVELDWEKRYKIINGVARGLQYLHEDSQLRVVHRDLKASNILLDKEMNPKISDFGIARLFAQDQTHGITNRVIGSYGYMAPEYVMRGNYSVKSDSFSFGVMVLEIVTGKKNNDYSNSKESQDLLNAIWERWMARTVLDMMDPSMNASFSESGVLRCIHIGLLCVQENPADRPLMSSVVMMLGSDTVSLSAPSRPAFYAKKASNNLGITST; the protein is encoded by the exons ATGCCCGCCACAAGGCCGAGGATGATATCTCACCGGCTCGTCGTGTCCGCGGCCGTCGTTGCCGTCGCCGCCCTGCTCGCGCCCGGCGCCGCGGGATACCCGTGGCAGGATTGCGTCGACGGCCAATTCGCGGCCGGCAGCAAGTACCTGGCCAACATCAACCtcctcgccgcctccctccccaAGAACGCCTCGGCGTCCCCAGACCTCTTCGCCACCGCCGAGGCCGGCGCCACCCCGGACAAGGTCTGGGCCCTCGCGCTCTGTCGTGGCGACGCCAACGCCACGTCCTGCCTCAGCTGCCTGGCCCAGGCCTTCCGGGACCTGCCCAACGTTTGCGACTACAGCAAGGTGGCCACCATGTACTACGACTCCTGCACGCTCCACTACTCCAACGCCTCCCGGGACCCCGCGCCGGTGGCGGCGCGGACGTATAGGTTCTGGGAGTACACAAATGTCACGTCGGAGAAGAGCCAGTTCAACAGCCTCGTGGCCAGGCTCGTGAACGCCACCGCGGACTACGCTGCGTACAACTCCACGCGGCGGTACGCCTCCGGGGAGGCCGACTTCGACCGGGAGTTCCCCAAGATCTACAGCTGGGCGCAGTGCACGCCAGACCTGACCGCGGTTCAGTGCCGGCAGTGCCTCGCCAAGAACATGGTGCTGTTGCCGGAGTATTTCGTGGACAGTACAGGAGCCAGAGCTCTGCAGGTCAGGTGCAGCTTCCGGTACCAGACCTATTCCTTCTTTGATGGCCCTGTCATGGTGCGCCTGCCAGCACCAGCACCGAGCACGGAAGCACCAGCGCCTGCGCCTGCTGCGGTACCAACGGTTTtgacgtcgccgccgccggcggcggcatcCACACGAG GGAGAAAATACAGTGTCCCTGGCATGGTTCTTATTATTCTGCTGCCTACTCTAGCTGCCATAAACCTTGTGGCTTGCTTCTTTTTCTGGAGAAGGAAGCGGCCACTATCAAAAGCAAAACAGTCAG ATCCCAGTTATTTCGCTGACGAGGAGGACAATGAAAATGTAGACTCGATGTTGATTGACATTTCAACCTTGCGGGTTGCAACCGGGGATTTTGCAGATAGCAACAAGCTTGGTGATGGCGGATTTGGCGCGGTGTACAAG GGTATTCTTCCAGATGGCGACGAAATAGCAGTGAAGAGACTATCGAAGAGCTCAACACAAGGAGTTGAGGAGCTCAAAAATGAACTCTCTTTGGTTGCAAAGCTTAGGCACAAGAACCTTGTAACACTTCTTGGCGTCTGCTTGGAGCAACAAGAGAGGTTGCTTGTCTACGAGTTTGTTCCTAACCGAAGCCTCGACCTCTTCCTTTTTG ATGTTGAGAAACATGTAGAACTGGATTGGGAAAAGAGGTACAAGATTATTAATGGAGTTGCTCGAGGACTGCAATACCTCCATGAAGACTCCCAGCTCAGAGTGGTCCATCGTGATCTCAAAGCTAGCAACATCTTGCTTGATAAAGAGATGAATCCGAAGATATCAGATTTTGGAATTGCGAGACTTTTTGCGCAAGACCAGACCCATGGAATAACGAACCGTGTTATCGGCTCATA CGGATATATGGCGCCAGAGTACGTGATGCGTGGGAACTACTCTGTGAAATCTGATTCATTCAGCTTCGGCGTCATGGTTCTTGAGATTGTAACGGGGAAGAAGAACAATGACTACAGTAATTCTAAGGAATCTCAAGATCTTCTGAATGCA ATATGGGAGCGTTGGATGGCAAGAACGGTGTTGGACATGATGGATCCGAGCATGAACGCTAGCTTCTCAGAGAGCGGCGTGCTAAGATGCATCCATATAGGGCTTTTGTGTGTTCAAGAAAACCCGGCTGATCGACCGCTTATGTCGTCTGTGGTCATGATGCTCGGAAGTGATACTGTGTCTCTATCTGCCCCATCTAGGCCGGCGTTCTATGCCAAGAAGGCTAGCAACAACTTGGGAATCACGTCAACTTAG
- the LOC119293833 gene encoding putative receptor-like protein kinase At4g00960, with product MLPGGYAVLPMIIAAHLLAPAESASMECDGNPQTSSSTFPSTLKLLAAGLPGNASTSPNGFATAVVGTAPGLVYGMALCRGGTNASSCRACVAKAFGDAQASCPGDTGAAMYEDGCVLRFSVQRFLDFLGADQWQVREITFSVVADRASVTVSAAWFGAAVSAILTAVVNHAVSSPSPAASSNSTMRSKYFATGEEAFNPKVYGLAQCMPNLAPAQCDGCLRRLQDETAPYMGTNPGWIEAGSAWCILRYGVRPIYDGQAMLQVPAPPPPSPSVTPEHGAGNTRSATGIYAGIASSVVLLLILLSVFAFIRFKRKIKAAEDDNPFKKMARALIFDLLALQEATGNFSEANKLGEGGYGIVYKGTLPDGQEIAVKKLLGATEHGLHQLRNEVVLLAELQHKNLVRLQGFCSHQNDTLLVYEYIKNGSLDNFLFDTSEENTLNWEQQYNIILGTAKGILYLHEDSSPRIIHRDLKANNILLDEEMDPKIADFGLARLLQEGHTHTQTTRAAGTLGYMAPEYAVHGSVSPKIDIFSFGVLVLEIITRRRNCSSDYGDTVNLISDVWNYWRKGTISQMMDESLIGYPRSQALRCIHIGLLCVQPDPDDRPQISTVIFMLTRDTMELQPPAQPAFFFGTESPSPASPRYGQRRYMHVRPDLVPEDDVSWNEVTITEPYPR from the exons ATGCTCCCCGGCGGCTACGCCGTTCTCCCCATGATCATCGCGGCCCACCTGCTGGCGCCGGCTGAGTCGGCCTCAATGGAGTGCGACGGCAACCCCCAAACGTCCAGCAGCACCTTTCCCTCGACCCTGAAGCTGCTCGCCGCGGGACTCCCCGGCAACGCCTCCACCTCCCCAAACGGCTTCGCCACCGCCGTCGTCGGCACGGCGCCCGGCCTGGTCTACGGCATGGCCCTCTGCCGGGGCGGCACGAACGCCTCGTCCTGCCGCGCGTGCGTGGCCAAGGCGTTCGGCGACGCGCAGGCAAGCTGCCCCGGCGACACGGGCGCCGCCATGTACGAGGACGGCTGCGTCCTGCGCTTCTCCGTCCAGCGATTCCTCGATTTCCTCGGCGCGGACCAGTGGCAGGTCCGTGAGATCACTTTCTCCGTTGTCGCGGATCGGGCCAGCGTCACGGTTTCGGCCGCCTGGTTCGGCGCCGCGGTCAGTGCGATCCTCACCGCCGTGGTCAACCACGCGGTGTCGTCcccgtcgccggcggcgagcagcAATTCGACCATGAGAAGCAAGTACTTCGCCACCGGCGAGGAGGCCTTCAACCCCAAGGTATACGGCCTCGCGCAGTGCATGCCCAACCTGGCGCCGGCGCAGTGCGACGGCTGCCTCCGGAGACTCCAAGATGAGACAGCACCCTACATGGGCACTAACCCCGGATGGATCGAGGCTGGCTCCGCGTGGTGCATCCTGAGGTATGGCGTGCGGCCGATCTACGACGGCCAGGCGATGCTTCAGGTTCCGGCCCCGCCACCGCCATCTCCTTCTGTCACTCCCGAGCATGGCGCAG GAAACACAAGGAGTGCAACAGGAATCTATGCAGGCATTGCTTCTTCTGTTGTCTTGTTATTGATTCTACTATCAGTTTTCGCTTTCATCCGCTTCAAGAGAAAAATTAAGGCCGCCGAGGACGATAATC CATTCAAGAAAATGGCGAGAGCCTTGATCTTTGATTTGCTGGCACTGCAAGAGGCAACCGGAAACTTTTCAGAGGCGAATAAGCTTGGAGAAGGTGGTTATGGAATTGTATACAAG GGAACACTGCCGGATGGGCAAGAAATAGCAGTTAAGAAGCTTTTGGGAGCAACTGAGCATGGTTTGCATCAGTTGCGCAATGAGGTGGTTCTATTGGCAGAGCTTCAGCACAAGAATCTTGTCAGATTACAGGGGTTTTGCTCGCATCAGAATGATACGTTGCTCGTCTACGAATATATCAAGAATGGGAGCCTCGACAACTTTCTTTTCG ATACCAGTGAGGAAAATACTCTAAACTGGGAGCAACAGTACAACATCATTCTTGGAACTGCCAAGGGAATACTGTATCTTCACGAGGACTCGAGCCCAAGGATAATCCACAGGGACCTTAAAGCGAATAATATTCTTCTTGACGAGGAAATGGATCCTAAAATCGCAGATTTTGGATTGGCAAGGCTGCTACAAGAAGGTCACACTCATACTCAAACCACTAGAGCTGCCGGAACACT CGGTTATATGGCACCAGAGTACGCAGTACACGGAAGTGTGTCACCCAAGATTGATATTTTCAGTTTTGGTGTACTAGTCCTCGAAATTATAACCAGGAGAAGGAACTGCAGTTCGGATTATGGGGATACCGTGAATCTCATTAGTGAT GTGTGGAATTATTGGAGAAAAGGAACAATATCACAAATGATGGACGAATCACTCATTGGATACCCTCGAAGCCAAGCGCTACGGTGCATCCACATCGGGCTGCTGTGTGTCCAACCGGACCCTGATGACAGGCCTCAAATATCAACCGTCATTTTCATGTTAACAAGGGACACCATGGAGCTTCAGCCACCGGCACAGCCTGCATTCTTCTTTGGGACAGAATCACCATCTCCAGCTTCTCCACGATATGGGCAACGCCGCTACATGCATGTCCGACCTGATTTAGTACCGGAAGATGACGTATCTTGGAATGAGGTTACGATTACTGAGCCATATCCTAGGTGA
- the LOC119293845 gene encoding cysteine-rich receptor-like protein kinase 6 isoform X1, with translation MPATRPRMISHRLVVSAAVVAVAALLAPGAAGYPWQDCVDGQFAAGSKYLANINLLAASLPKNASASPDLFATAEAGATPDKVWALALCRGDANATSCLSCLAQAFRDLPNVCDYSKVATMYYDSCTLHYSNASRDPAPVAARTYRFWEYTNVTSEKSQFNSLVARLVNATADYAAYNSTRRYASGEADFDREFPKIYSWAQCTPDLTAVQCRQCLAKNMVLLPEYFVDSTGARALQVRCSFRYQTYSFFDGPVMVRLPAPAPSTEAPAPAPAAVPTVLTSPPPAAASTRGRKYSVPGMVLIILLPTLAAINLVACFFFWRRKRPLSKAKQSDPSYFADEEDNENVDSMLIDISTLRVATGDFADSNKLGDGGFGAVYKGILPDGDEIAVKRLSKSSTQGVEELKNELSLVAKLRHKNLVTLLGVCLEQQERLLVYEFVPNRSLDLFLFADVEKHVELDWEKRYKIINGVARGLQYLHEDSQLRVVHRDLKASNILLDKEMNPKISDFGIARLFAQDQTHGITNRVIGSYGYMAPEYVMRGNYSVKSDSFSFGVMVLEIVTGKKNNDYSNSKESQDLLNAIWERWMARTVLDMMDPSMNASFSESGVLRCIHIGLLCVQENPADRPLMSSVVMMLGSDTVSLSAPSRPAFYAKKASNNLGITST, from the exons ATGCCCGCCACAAGGCCGAGGATGATATCTCACCGGCTCGTCGTGTCCGCGGCCGTCGTTGCCGTCGCCGCCCTGCTCGCGCCCGGCGCCGCGGGATACCCGTGGCAGGATTGCGTCGACGGCCAATTCGCGGCCGGCAGCAAGTACCTGGCCAACATCAACCtcctcgccgcctccctccccaAGAACGCCTCGGCGTCCCCAGACCTCTTCGCCACCGCCGAGGCCGGCGCCACCCCGGACAAGGTCTGGGCCCTCGCGCTCTGTCGTGGCGACGCCAACGCCACGTCCTGCCTCAGCTGCCTGGCCCAGGCCTTCCGGGACCTGCCCAACGTTTGCGACTACAGCAAGGTGGCCACCATGTACTACGACTCCTGCACGCTCCACTACTCCAACGCCTCCCGGGACCCCGCGCCGGTGGCGGCGCGGACGTATAGGTTCTGGGAGTACACAAATGTCACGTCGGAGAAGAGCCAGTTCAACAGCCTCGTGGCCAGGCTCGTGAACGCCACCGCGGACTACGCTGCGTACAACTCCACGCGGCGGTACGCCTCCGGGGAGGCCGACTTCGACCGGGAGTTCCCCAAGATCTACAGCTGGGCGCAGTGCACGCCAGACCTGACCGCGGTTCAGTGCCGGCAGTGCCTCGCCAAGAACATGGTGCTGTTGCCGGAGTATTTCGTGGACAGTACAGGAGCCAGAGCTCTGCAGGTCAGGTGCAGCTTCCGGTACCAGACCTATTCCTTCTTTGATGGCCCTGTCATGGTGCGCCTGCCAGCACCAGCACCGAGCACGGAAGCACCAGCGCCTGCGCCTGCTGCGGTACCAACGGTTTtgacgtcgccgccgccggcggcggcatcCACACGAG GGAGAAAATACAGTGTCCCTGGCATGGTTCTTATTATTCTGCTGCCTACTCTAGCTGCCATAAACCTTGTGGCTTGCTTCTTTTTCTGGAGAAGGAAGCGGCCACTATCAAAAGCAAAACAGTCAG ATCCCAGTTATTTCGCTGACGAGGAGGACAATGAAAATGTAGACTCGATGTTGATTGACATTTCAACCTTGCGGGTTGCAACCGGGGATTTTGCAGATAGCAACAAGCTTGGTGATGGCGGATTTGGCGCGGTGTACAAG GGTATTCTTCCAGATGGCGACGAAATAGCAGTGAAGAGACTATCGAAGAGCTCAACACAAGGAGTTGAGGAGCTCAAAAATGAACTCTCTTTGGTTGCAAAGCTTAGGCACAAGAACCTTGTAACACTTCTTGGCGTCTGCTTGGAGCAACAAGAGAGGTTGCTTGTCTACGAGTTTGTTCCTAACCGAAGCCTCGACCTCTTCCTTTTTG CAGATGTTGAGAAACATGTAGAACTGGATTGGGAAAAGAGGTACAAGATTATTAATGGAGTTGCTCGAGGACTGCAATACCTCCATGAAGACTCCCAGCTCAGAGTGGTCCATCGTGATCTCAAAGCTAGCAACATCTTGCTTGATAAAGAGATGAATCCGAAGATATCAGATTTTGGAATTGCGAGACTTTTTGCGCAAGACCAGACCCATGGAATAACGAACCGTGTTATCGGCTCATA CGGATATATGGCGCCAGAGTACGTGATGCGTGGGAACTACTCTGTGAAATCTGATTCATTCAGCTTCGGCGTCATGGTTCTTGAGATTGTAACGGGGAAGAAGAACAATGACTACAGTAATTCTAAGGAATCTCAAGATCTTCTGAATGCA ATATGGGAGCGTTGGATGGCAAGAACGGTGTTGGACATGATGGATCCGAGCATGAACGCTAGCTTCTCAGAGAGCGGCGTGCTAAGATGCATCCATATAGGGCTTTTGTGTGTTCAAGAAAACCCGGCTGATCGACCGCTTATGTCGTCTGTGGTCATGATGCTCGGAAGTGATACTGTGTCTCTATCTGCCCCATCTAGGCCGGCGTTCTATGCCAAGAAGGCTAGCAACAACTTGGGAATCACGTCAACTTAG